Proteins found in one Sorghum bicolor cultivar BTx623 chromosome 1, Sorghum_bicolor_NCBIv3, whole genome shotgun sequence genomic segment:
- the LOC8081906 gene encoding calmodulin-binding transcription activator 2 isoform X4 produces the protein MAEARRHAIAPQLDVEQILKEAQHRWLRPAEICEILKNYRNFRISPEPPNRPPSGSLFLFDRKVLRYFRKDGHNWRKKRDGKTVKEAHERLKSGSVDVLHCYYAHGEGNENFQRRSYWMLEEDFMHIVLVHYLEVKGGKSTSRIRGHDDMLQAARTDSPLSQLPSQTTEGESSLSGQASEYEETESADIYSGGSGYHPFSWTQQHENGGGPVMGASIPSSYIPALSLGALNEPGLGVGFNGADNQVDPSSLNGLVKPDQGILQMSPPQSTVPSELFPFAEGHGIESFTFDEVYGNGLSIKDADVIGTDEESVWQLPGAISSFPPEDSFQQNDRSLEENINYPLLKTQSSSLSEMLKDSFKKSDSFTRWMSKALGEVDDSQIKSSSGVYWNSEETDNIIEASSRDQLDQFTLDPVLAQDQLFSIDDFSPSWTYAGSKTRVLITGRFLNSNEIQRCKWSCMFGEVEVPAEVSADGTLRCYSPSHKPGRVPFYVTCTNRLACSEIREFEFRPSVTQYMDAPSPHGATNKTYLQMRLDDLLSLGHNEYQATVSNPTKEMVDLSKKISSLMTSNDSWSKLLKLASDNEPATDHNQDQFFEKRLKEKLHIWLVHKARDGGKGPNVLDDEGQGVLHLAAALGYDWVIRPTVSAGVNINFRDAHGWTALHWAAFCGRERTVVALIALGAAPGALTDPTPDFPTGSTPADLASANGYKGISGFLAESSLTSHLQTLDLKEGKGSNAPEISGLPGIGDVTERRASPLAGEGLQAGSVGDSLGAVRNAAQAAARIYQVFRVQSFQRKQAVQYEDGNGAVSDDRAISLLSVKPSKPVQLDPLHTAATRIQNKYRGWKGRKEFLLIRQRIVKIQAHVRGHQVRKHYRKIIWSVGIVEKVILRWRRKGAGLRGFRSTEGAMEGNSSSSSNLIQNKPAEDDYDFLQQGRKQTEERLQKALARVKSMAQYPDARDQYQRILTVVTKIQESQAMQEKMLDESTEMDEGFFMSEFKELWDDDVPMPSWS, from the exons ATGGCGGAGGCGCGGCGCCACGCGATCGCGCCGCAGCTAG ATGTTGAGCAGATATTGAAGGAAGCACAACACCGATGGCTACGACCCGCTGAGATATGTGAAATACTTAAGAACTACAGAAATTTTCGTATTTCCCCAGAACCACCAAATAGGCCTCCAA GTGGTTCACTCTTCTTGTTTGATCGGAAAGTATTGAGATATTTCCGGAAGGACGGCCATAATTGGAGGAAGAAAAGGGATGGAAAAACTGTCAAAGAAGCTCATGAAAGATTAAAA TCTGGAAGTGTTGATGTGCTTCACTGCTACTATGCTCATGGGGAAGGAAACGAAAACTTTCAGAGGAGGAGTTATTGGATGTTGGAGGA GGATTTTATGCACATTGTACTTGTACATTATCTCGAAGTCAAG GGTGGCAAATCCACTTCTCGTATTAGAGGACATGATGATATGCTTCAAGCTGCTCGTACGGATAGCCCTTTAAGTCAGTTGCCTTCACAAACTACAGAGGGTGAAAGCTCTCTTAGCGGACAAGCCTCAGAATACGAAGAAACAGAATCAG CAGATATTTATTCGGGAGGATCCGGATACCACCCTTTCTCTTGGACGCAGCAGCATGAAAATGGAGGTGGACCTGTGATGGGCGCTTCTATTCCGAGCTCCTACATTCCTGCACTGTCTCTAG GTGCTCTTAATGAGCCTGGCCTTGGAGTTGGATTCAATGGGGCAGATAATCAGGTGGATCCATCATCATTGAATGGCCTTGTTAAACCTGACCAGGGGATCCTTCAAATGTCCCCACCCCAAAGTACTGTTCCCTCAGAACTATTTCCTTTCGCTGAAGGACATGGAATTGAATCCTTCACATTTGACGAAGTATATGGTAATGGATTGAGTATCAAGGATGCAGATGTTATAGGCACTGATGAAGAATCAGTATGGCAG CTTCCTGGTGCTATCAGCTCATTTCCTCCAGAGGACAGTTTCCAGCAAAATGATAGATCGTTGGAGGAAAATATTAATTACCCTCTCTTGAAAACTCAATCATCTAGTCTTTCTGAAATGCTGAAGGATAGCTTTAAGAAAAGTGATAGTTTTACGAGATGGATGAGCAAAGCACTTGGTGAAGTAGATGATTCCCAAATTAAGTCCAGTTCTGGAGTGTATTGGAACAGTGAAGAGACTGATAATATCATTGAAGCATCAAGTCGTGATCAGTTGGATCAATTCACTCTTGACCCAGTGCTTGCACAAGACCAGCTGTTTAGTATAGATGATTTTTCTCCAAGCTGGACATATGCGGGCTCCAAGACTAGG GTTCTCATTACTGGTAGGTTCCTAAATTCTAATGAGATTCAAAGATGCAAGTGGTCATGTATGTTTGGTGAAGTCGAAGTTCCAGCAGAGGTTTCAGCTGATGGGACTCTCAGATGTTATTCCCCATCACACAAACCTGGCAGGGTTCCTTTTTATGTCACATGTACCAACAGGTTGGCCTGCAGTGAAATCCGAGAGTTTGAGTTTCGACCAAGTGTTACTCAATACATGGATGCCCCAAGTCCACATGGTGCTACAAACAAAACATATCTCCAGATGCGTCTTGATGACCTGTTGTCTTTGGGACACAATGAGTACCAGGCAACAGTATCTAACCCCACTAAAGAGATGGTTGATTTGAGCAAGAAGATAAGCTCACTGATGACAAGCAACGATTCCTGGTCCAAGTTGCTAAAATTGGCTAGTGACAATGAGCCTGCCACTGATCATAATCAGGATCAGTTCTTTGAAAAACGCTTAAAGGAAAAATTGCATATCTGGCTTGTCCACAAAGCACGCGATGGTGGCAAAGGCCCCAATGTGTTGGATGATGAAGGGCAGGGTGTTCTTCATCTGGCAGCTGCCCTAGGATACGATTGGGTGATAAGGCCAACAGTTTCTGCTGGTGTGAATATAAATTTCAGAGATGCTCATGGATGGACTGCACTCCATTGGGCGGCATTTTGTGGCAG AGAGCGAACAGTTGTCGCACTTATTGCACTTGGTGCAGCTCCTGGAGCTTTGACAGACCCAACGCCAGATTTCCCTACAGGAAGCACACCAGCTGATCTTGCATCAGCTAATGGATACAAGGGAATCTCTGGTTTCTTGGCGGAGTCTTCTTTAACAAGTCATCTTCAGACCCTCGATCTTAAGGAAGGCAAGGGGAGCAATGCACCAGAAATATCAGGTCTGCCTGGTATTGGAGATGTTACTGAAAGAAGAGCATCACCATTAGCAGGTGAAGGTCTTCAAGCTGGATCCGTGGGAGATTCACTAGGTGCTGTTCGAAATGCTGCCCAAGCTGCTGCTCGTATATATCAAGTTTTCAGGGTGCAGTCCTTCCAGAGAAAGCAAGCAGTTCAGTATGAAGATGGCAATGGTGCAGTATCAGATGATCGTGCCATATCACTCTTATCTGTTAAACCATCTAAACCTGTACAGCTTGATCCCCTGCATACTGCTGCAACTCGAATACAGAACAAGTACCGTGGATGGAAAGGGAGAAAGGAATTTCTACTTATCAGACAGCGCATTGTCAAGatccag GCTCATGTGCGAGGTCACCAAGTGAGGAAGCATTATCGTAAAATCATTTGGTCTGTTGGAATAGTGGAGAAAGTCATATTGCGTTGGAGGCGAAAAGGGGCTGGGTTGCGCGGATTTCGGTCTACAGAAGGTGCAATGGAGGGCAACAGCAGCAGTAGTAGTAATTTGATCCAAAATAAACCTGCTGAGGATGATTATGATTTCTTACAACAAGGACGGAAACAAACCGAGGAAAGGCTGCAGAAAGCTCTTGCCAGAGTGAAGTCGATGGCTCAGTACCCAGACGCTCGGGATCAGTATCAAAGGATTCTGACTGTTGTGACAAAAATTCAAGAATCGCAG GCCATGCAAGAAAAGATGCTCGATGAGTCGACCGAGATGGATGAAGGCTTCTTTATGAGCGAGTTCAAAGAGCTTTGGGATGATGACGTGCCAATGCCTTCTTGGTCATAA
- the LOC8081906 gene encoding calmodulin-binding transcription activator 1 isoform X1, which translates to MAEARRHAIAPQLDVEQILKEAQHRWLRPAEICEILKNYRNFRISPEPPNRPPSGSLFLFDRKVLRYFRKDGHNWRKKRDGKTVKEAHERLKSGSVDVLHCYYAHGEGNENFQRRSYWMLEEDFMHIVLVHYLEVKGGKSTSRIRGHDDMLQAARTDSPLSQLPSQTTEGESSLSGQASEYEETESADIYSGGSGYHPFSWTQQHENGGGPVMGASIPSSYIPALSLGNFQGFPATVTNTDIYSYCQDALPGALNEPGLGVGFNGADNQVDPSSLNGLVKPDQGILQMSPPQSTVPSELFPFAEGHGIESFTFDEVYGNGLSIKDADVIGTDEESVWQLPGAISSFPPEDSFQQNDRSLEENINYPLLKTQSSSLSEMLKDSFKKSDSFTRWMSKALGEVDDSQIKSSSGVYWNSEETDNIIEASSRDQLDQFTLDPVLAQDQLFSIDDFSPSWTYAGSKTRVLITGRFLNSNEIQRCKWSCMFGEVEVPAEVSADGTLRCYSPSHKPGRVPFYVTCTNRLACSEIREFEFRPSVTQYMDAPSPHGATNKTYLQMRLDDLLSLGHNEYQATVSNPTKEMVDLSKKISSLMTSNDSWSKLLKLASDNEPATDHNQDQFFEKRLKEKLHIWLVHKARDGGKGPNVLDDEGQGVLHLAAALGYDWVIRPTVSAGVNINFRDAHGWTALHWAAFCGRERTVVALIALGAAPGALTDPTPDFPTGSTPADLASANGYKGISGFLAESSLTSHLQTLDLKEGKGSNAPEISGLPGIGDVTERRASPLAGEGLQAGSVGDSLGAVRNAAQAAARIYQVFRVQSFQRKQAVQYEDGNGAVSDDRAISLLSVKPSKPVQLDPLHTAATRIQNKYRGWKGRKEFLLIRQRIVKIQAHVRGHQVRKHYRKIIWSVGIVEKVILRWRRKGAGLRGFRSTEGAMEGNSSSSSNLIQNKPAEDDYDFLQQGRKQTEERLQKALARVKSMAQYPDARDQYQRILTVVTKIQESQAMQEKMLDESTEMDEGFFMSEFKELWDDDVPMPSWS; encoded by the exons ATGGCGGAGGCGCGGCGCCACGCGATCGCGCCGCAGCTAG ATGTTGAGCAGATATTGAAGGAAGCACAACACCGATGGCTACGACCCGCTGAGATATGTGAAATACTTAAGAACTACAGAAATTTTCGTATTTCCCCAGAACCACCAAATAGGCCTCCAA GTGGTTCACTCTTCTTGTTTGATCGGAAAGTATTGAGATATTTCCGGAAGGACGGCCATAATTGGAGGAAGAAAAGGGATGGAAAAACTGTCAAAGAAGCTCATGAAAGATTAAAA TCTGGAAGTGTTGATGTGCTTCACTGCTACTATGCTCATGGGGAAGGAAACGAAAACTTTCAGAGGAGGAGTTATTGGATGTTGGAGGA GGATTTTATGCACATTGTACTTGTACATTATCTCGAAGTCAAG GGTGGCAAATCCACTTCTCGTATTAGAGGACATGATGATATGCTTCAAGCTGCTCGTACGGATAGCCCTTTAAGTCAGTTGCCTTCACAAACTACAGAGGGTGAAAGCTCTCTTAGCGGACAAGCCTCAGAATACGAAGAAACAGAATCAG CAGATATTTATTCGGGAGGATCCGGATACCACCCTTTCTCTTGGACGCAGCAGCATGAAAATGGAGGTGGACCTGTGATGGGCGCTTCTATTCCGAGCTCCTACATTCCTGCACTGTCTCTAG GTAACTTTCAAGGCTTCCCAGCTACAGTGACTAATACAGACATTTATTCTTATTGTCAAGATGCCTTACCAGGTGCTCTTAATGAGCCTGGCCTTGGAGTTGGATTCAATGGGGCAGATAATCAGGTGGATCCATCATCATTGAATGGCCTTGTTAAACCTGACCAGGGGATCCTTCAAATGTCCCCACCCCAAAGTACTGTTCCCTCAGAACTATTTCCTTTCGCTGAAGGACATGGAATTGAATCCTTCACATTTGACGAAGTATATGGTAATGGATTGAGTATCAAGGATGCAGATGTTATAGGCACTGATGAAGAATCAGTATGGCAG CTTCCTGGTGCTATCAGCTCATTTCCTCCAGAGGACAGTTTCCAGCAAAATGATAGATCGTTGGAGGAAAATATTAATTACCCTCTCTTGAAAACTCAATCATCTAGTCTTTCTGAAATGCTGAAGGATAGCTTTAAGAAAAGTGATAGTTTTACGAGATGGATGAGCAAAGCACTTGGTGAAGTAGATGATTCCCAAATTAAGTCCAGTTCTGGAGTGTATTGGAACAGTGAAGAGACTGATAATATCATTGAAGCATCAAGTCGTGATCAGTTGGATCAATTCACTCTTGACCCAGTGCTTGCACAAGACCAGCTGTTTAGTATAGATGATTTTTCTCCAAGCTGGACATATGCGGGCTCCAAGACTAGG GTTCTCATTACTGGTAGGTTCCTAAATTCTAATGAGATTCAAAGATGCAAGTGGTCATGTATGTTTGGTGAAGTCGAAGTTCCAGCAGAGGTTTCAGCTGATGGGACTCTCAGATGTTATTCCCCATCACACAAACCTGGCAGGGTTCCTTTTTATGTCACATGTACCAACAGGTTGGCCTGCAGTGAAATCCGAGAGTTTGAGTTTCGACCAAGTGTTACTCAATACATGGATGCCCCAAGTCCACATGGTGCTACAAACAAAACATATCTCCAGATGCGTCTTGATGACCTGTTGTCTTTGGGACACAATGAGTACCAGGCAACAGTATCTAACCCCACTAAAGAGATGGTTGATTTGAGCAAGAAGATAAGCTCACTGATGACAAGCAACGATTCCTGGTCCAAGTTGCTAAAATTGGCTAGTGACAATGAGCCTGCCACTGATCATAATCAGGATCAGTTCTTTGAAAAACGCTTAAAGGAAAAATTGCATATCTGGCTTGTCCACAAAGCACGCGATGGTGGCAAAGGCCCCAATGTGTTGGATGATGAAGGGCAGGGTGTTCTTCATCTGGCAGCTGCCCTAGGATACGATTGGGTGATAAGGCCAACAGTTTCTGCTGGTGTGAATATAAATTTCAGAGATGCTCATGGATGGACTGCACTCCATTGGGCGGCATTTTGTGGCAG AGAGCGAACAGTTGTCGCACTTATTGCACTTGGTGCAGCTCCTGGAGCTTTGACAGACCCAACGCCAGATTTCCCTACAGGAAGCACACCAGCTGATCTTGCATCAGCTAATGGATACAAGGGAATCTCTGGTTTCTTGGCGGAGTCTTCTTTAACAAGTCATCTTCAGACCCTCGATCTTAAGGAAGGCAAGGGGAGCAATGCACCAGAAATATCAGGTCTGCCTGGTATTGGAGATGTTACTGAAAGAAGAGCATCACCATTAGCAGGTGAAGGTCTTCAAGCTGGATCCGTGGGAGATTCACTAGGTGCTGTTCGAAATGCTGCCCAAGCTGCTGCTCGTATATATCAAGTTTTCAGGGTGCAGTCCTTCCAGAGAAAGCAAGCAGTTCAGTATGAAGATGGCAATGGTGCAGTATCAGATGATCGTGCCATATCACTCTTATCTGTTAAACCATCTAAACCTGTACAGCTTGATCCCCTGCATACTGCTGCAACTCGAATACAGAACAAGTACCGTGGATGGAAAGGGAGAAAGGAATTTCTACTTATCAGACAGCGCATTGTCAAGatccag GCTCATGTGCGAGGTCACCAAGTGAGGAAGCATTATCGTAAAATCATTTGGTCTGTTGGAATAGTGGAGAAAGTCATATTGCGTTGGAGGCGAAAAGGGGCTGGGTTGCGCGGATTTCGGTCTACAGAAGGTGCAATGGAGGGCAACAGCAGCAGTAGTAGTAATTTGATCCAAAATAAACCTGCTGAGGATGATTATGATTTCTTACAACAAGGACGGAAACAAACCGAGGAAAGGCTGCAGAAAGCTCTTGCCAGAGTGAAGTCGATGGCTCAGTACCCAGACGCTCGGGATCAGTATCAAAGGATTCTGACTGTTGTGACAAAAATTCAAGAATCGCAG GCCATGCAAGAAAAGATGCTCGATGAGTCGACCGAGATGGATGAAGGCTTCTTTATGAGCGAGTTCAAAGAGCTTTGGGATGATGACGTGCCAATGCCTTCTTGGTCATAA
- the LOC8081906 gene encoding calmodulin-binding transcription activator 2 isoform X6, with translation MGASIPSSYIPALSLGNFQGFPATVTNTDIYSYCQDALPGALNEPGLGVGFNGADNQVDPSSLNGLVKPDQGILQMSPPQSTVPSELFPFAEGHGIESFTFDEVYGNGLSIKDADVIGTDEESVWQLPGAISSFPPEDSFQQNDRSLEENINYPLLKTQSSSLSEMLKDSFKKSDSFTRWMSKALGEVDDSQIKSSSGVYWNSEETDNIIEASSRDQLDQFTLDPVLAQDQLFSIDDFSPSWTYAGSKTRVLITGRFLNSNEIQRCKWSCMFGEVEVPAEVSADGTLRCYSPSHKPGRVPFYVTCTNRLACSEIREFEFRPSVTQYMDAPSPHGATNKTYLQMRLDDLLSLGHNEYQATVSNPTKEMVDLSKKISSLMTSNDSWSKLLKLASDNEPATDHNQDQFFEKRLKEKLHIWLVHKARDGGKGPNVLDDEGQGVLHLAAALGYDWVIRPTVSAGVNINFRDAHGWTALHWAAFCGRERTVVALIALGAAPGALTDPTPDFPTGSTPADLASANGYKGISGFLAESSLTSHLQTLDLKEGKGSNAPEISGLPGIGDVTERRASPLAGEGLQAGSVGDSLGAVRNAAQAAARIYQVFRVQSFQRKQAVQYEDGNGAVSDDRAISLLSVKPSKPVQLDPLHTAATRIQNKYRGWKGRKEFLLIRQRIVKIQAHVRGHQVRKHYRKIIWSVGIVEKVILRWRRKGAGLRGFRSTEGAMEGNSSSSSNLIQNKPAEDDYDFLQQGRKQTEERLQKALARVKSMAQYPDARDQYQRILTVVTKIQESQAMQEKMLDESTEMDEGFFMSEFKELWDDDVPMPSWS, from the exons ATGGGCGCTTCTATTCCGAGCTCCTACATTCCTGCACTGTCTCTAG GTAACTTTCAAGGCTTCCCAGCTACAGTGACTAATACAGACATTTATTCTTATTGTCAAGATGCCTTACCAGGTGCTCTTAATGAGCCTGGCCTTGGAGTTGGATTCAATGGGGCAGATAATCAGGTGGATCCATCATCATTGAATGGCCTTGTTAAACCTGACCAGGGGATCCTTCAAATGTCCCCACCCCAAAGTACTGTTCCCTCAGAACTATTTCCTTTCGCTGAAGGACATGGAATTGAATCCTTCACATTTGACGAAGTATATGGTAATGGATTGAGTATCAAGGATGCAGATGTTATAGGCACTGATGAAGAATCAGTATGGCAG CTTCCTGGTGCTATCAGCTCATTTCCTCCAGAGGACAGTTTCCAGCAAAATGATAGATCGTTGGAGGAAAATATTAATTACCCTCTCTTGAAAACTCAATCATCTAGTCTTTCTGAAATGCTGAAGGATAGCTTTAAGAAAAGTGATAGTTTTACGAGATGGATGAGCAAAGCACTTGGTGAAGTAGATGATTCCCAAATTAAGTCCAGTTCTGGAGTGTATTGGAACAGTGAAGAGACTGATAATATCATTGAAGCATCAAGTCGTGATCAGTTGGATCAATTCACTCTTGACCCAGTGCTTGCACAAGACCAGCTGTTTAGTATAGATGATTTTTCTCCAAGCTGGACATATGCGGGCTCCAAGACTAGG GTTCTCATTACTGGTAGGTTCCTAAATTCTAATGAGATTCAAAGATGCAAGTGGTCATGTATGTTTGGTGAAGTCGAAGTTCCAGCAGAGGTTTCAGCTGATGGGACTCTCAGATGTTATTCCCCATCACACAAACCTGGCAGGGTTCCTTTTTATGTCACATGTACCAACAGGTTGGCCTGCAGTGAAATCCGAGAGTTTGAGTTTCGACCAAGTGTTACTCAATACATGGATGCCCCAAGTCCACATGGTGCTACAAACAAAACATATCTCCAGATGCGTCTTGATGACCTGTTGTCTTTGGGACACAATGAGTACCAGGCAACAGTATCTAACCCCACTAAAGAGATGGTTGATTTGAGCAAGAAGATAAGCTCACTGATGACAAGCAACGATTCCTGGTCCAAGTTGCTAAAATTGGCTAGTGACAATGAGCCTGCCACTGATCATAATCAGGATCAGTTCTTTGAAAAACGCTTAAAGGAAAAATTGCATATCTGGCTTGTCCACAAAGCACGCGATGGTGGCAAAGGCCCCAATGTGTTGGATGATGAAGGGCAGGGTGTTCTTCATCTGGCAGCTGCCCTAGGATACGATTGGGTGATAAGGCCAACAGTTTCTGCTGGTGTGAATATAAATTTCAGAGATGCTCATGGATGGACTGCACTCCATTGGGCGGCATTTTGTGGCAG AGAGCGAACAGTTGTCGCACTTATTGCACTTGGTGCAGCTCCTGGAGCTTTGACAGACCCAACGCCAGATTTCCCTACAGGAAGCACACCAGCTGATCTTGCATCAGCTAATGGATACAAGGGAATCTCTGGTTTCTTGGCGGAGTCTTCTTTAACAAGTCATCTTCAGACCCTCGATCTTAAGGAAGGCAAGGGGAGCAATGCACCAGAAATATCAGGTCTGCCTGGTATTGGAGATGTTACTGAAAGAAGAGCATCACCATTAGCAGGTGAAGGTCTTCAAGCTGGATCCGTGGGAGATTCACTAGGTGCTGTTCGAAATGCTGCCCAAGCTGCTGCTCGTATATATCAAGTTTTCAGGGTGCAGTCCTTCCAGAGAAAGCAAGCAGTTCAGTATGAAGATGGCAATGGTGCAGTATCAGATGATCGTGCCATATCACTCTTATCTGTTAAACCATCTAAACCTGTACAGCTTGATCCCCTGCATACTGCTGCAACTCGAATACAGAACAAGTACCGTGGATGGAAAGGGAGAAAGGAATTTCTACTTATCAGACAGCGCATTGTCAAGatccag GCTCATGTGCGAGGTCACCAAGTGAGGAAGCATTATCGTAAAATCATTTGGTCTGTTGGAATAGTGGAGAAAGTCATATTGCGTTGGAGGCGAAAAGGGGCTGGGTTGCGCGGATTTCGGTCTACAGAAGGTGCAATGGAGGGCAACAGCAGCAGTAGTAGTAATTTGATCCAAAATAAACCTGCTGAGGATGATTATGATTTCTTACAACAAGGACGGAAACAAACCGAGGAAAGGCTGCAGAAAGCTCTTGCCAGAGTGAAGTCGATGGCTCAGTACCCAGACGCTCGGGATCAGTATCAAAGGATTCTGACTGTTGTGACAAAAATTCAAGAATCGCAG GCCATGCAAGAAAAGATGCTCGATGAGTCGACCGAGATGGATGAAGGCTTCTTTATGAGCGAGTTCAAAGAGCTTTGGGATGATGACGTGCCAATGCCTTCTTGGTCATAA